CTTCCGTTATTCGCACCAGCTGTCCGGCGGCCAGCGCCAGCGCATCGCCATTGCCCGCGCGCTGATCGTCGAGCCGAAAATCCTGCTGCTGGATGAGCCGACATCGGCGCTCGACGCTTCCATTCAGGCGGAAATCCTCAACCTGCTCGAACAGGCCCGCAAGGACCGCAACCTTACCTTTGTCATGGTCAGCCACGATCTCGGCGTCATCAGCCATATGTGCGATCGGCTGGCGGTGATGAAAAGCGGCAAAGTGGTGGAAATGCTGGAGGCCGGGGCGCTGGAAAGCCGCGAATTTACCGCAGATTATACCCGCCAGCTGCTGGTGGCGAGCGAGGGTTTCAAGCGCGCTTGATTGGCGAGAGAGTGCCGCTCGTTTCTTCTCCCCGCCGGGGGCCGTTGCAAAATTCGACGATTGTGATTCACTCCTGTCAGGTTGATGGGAGATGTTGGGATGTCGGTTCGCGACAGCAGGCAGTTCAGTTTTGTCGAAGCGCTGATGCCGCAGGCGAAGGGTGCCGGCCGGCTTGAGCGTTTGTCGGGTGTGGTGAAGTGGTATCGGTTCGAGAAGCTTCTTGCGCGTCTGCGCGACGACCAGGGCGCCGGTCGTCCGGCATACAAACCGCTGGTGATGTTCAAGGCGCTGCTGTTGCAGTCGCTTTATGGGCTTTCCGACATGGAACTCGAGGAGGCGCTTGGCGACCGGCTGTCGTTCAAACGCTTTGTCGGGCTTGCGCTGGAGGAAACGGTTCCCGATCATTCCACGCTTTGCCGCTTTCGCAATCTGCTGATCGGAAAAGACCTTCTGGAGAAGCTGTTTGGCGAACTCGACCGTCAACTCGATGCCGCCGGCCTGATCCTGCGACGCGGCACGATGCTGGACGCAACGATCATCGAAACGGCGGCGGCGCGACCGCCCAGCGGGCGCAATCGCGACCTCGATGAGGCGGCGGCCCTTGCGGATCCGCATGAGCAGGAAGAGCATGGCCCTGCACACGATGCGGATGCCCGTTTCGTCCGCCACGCGGGTAAAACCGGCTCGGCCTATGGCTACAAGGCGCATGTCGGCGTCGATGAGGGCTCAGGCCTGATCCGCAGGATCATCACCACGCCGGCCAATGTCAACGACACCGTCGTCGCCGACATGCTGGTCGTGGGCGACGAGGCCTATGTTCTGGCGGATGGGGCGTATCACACGCATGGACGGGAGAAAGAGCTGAAGGCGCGCGGGATCAAGCCGCGGCTGATGCGCCGGCCGAACCGGCATCATCGTATGCTGTCGCCGCGGCTTGCCCGCTTCAACCTGCTGATCTCGAGGCGTCGCTCAGCTGTCGAAACGACGTTCGCCACGCTGAAGAACCGGATGGGGCTTGATGTGATCCGCTACCGTGGACTTGCCAAGGCGACGGCCCAGGTGCTGCTGGCGGCGATGGCCTTCAACATGCGTCGCTGGGTGACTTTGACGACACCTGCAAGGCCGCACTGCGCCTGAAAACCACCCAGAGCATCCTCAAACAACCCAAAGCCCGCCACAGACACAGGCGGGCCGGGAAAATGCGGCTGAAAACATCAGGAGACTCTCAGGCGACGGATTACGCAACGGCCCCCGCCGGGGAGAAGATGCCCCGAAGTGGCAGATGAGGGGGCCAGCTCTCCGCATCTCTCTGCCGTCGCCCCCTCATCCGGCGCTACGCGCCACCTTCTCCCCGGCGGGGAGAAGAAACGACCTGCAACCTCTCGCTTCTTATGCGCCGTCAACGTCCCGGCCGATGTATTCTCTCTCCCCGCCGCGGTGGTATGCTGGCCGCCAACACCGGCCCACGCGAACAAGGTCTCCACCCCATGCAACTGCGCGCCTTG
This is a stretch of genomic DNA from Agrobacterium fabrum str. C58. It encodes these proteins:
- a CDS encoding IS5-like element ISAtu2 family transposase, yielding MGDVGMSVRDSRQFSFVEALMPQAKGAGRLERLSGVVKWYRFEKLLARLRDDQGAGRPAYKPLVMFKALLLQSLYGLSDMELEEALGDRLSFKRFVGLALEETVPDHSTLCRFRNLLIGKDLLEKLFGELDRQLDAAGLILRRGTMLDATIIETAAARPPSGRNRDLDEAAALADPHEQEEHGPAHDADARFVRHAGKTGSAYGYKAHVGVDEGSGLIRRIITTPANVNDTVVADMLVVGDEAYVLADGAYHTHGREKELKARGIKPRLMRRPNRHHRMLSPRLARFNLLISRRRSAVETTFATLKNRMGLDVIRYRGLAKATAQVLLAAMAFNMRRWVTLTTPARPHCA